Proteins co-encoded in one Alphaproteobacteria bacterium genomic window:
- the folD gene encoding bifunctional methylenetetrahydrofolate dehydrogenase/methenyltetrahydrofolate cyclohydrolase FolD, producing the protein MVAAIIDGKARAAALRKEVAEGVAALKASRNITPGLAVILVGDDPASQVYVRNKNNACKEVGMNSFEKVLPSATSQDELLAEVNKLNADPNVHGILVQLPLPKHIDANTVINAIDPKKDVDGFHVVNAGKLAVGQEGLVPCTPLGCLILLKEQFGKSLAGQHAVIIGRSNIVGKPMAQLLLQQSCTVTICHSKTVDLMLETKRADIIVAAIGQPNFLKGTMIKPGAVVIDVGINRRADGKLVGDVDFAAASQVASAITPVPGGVGPMTIACLLKNTLQAASA; encoded by the coding sequence ATGGTCGCAGCAATTATTGATGGCAAAGCCCGCGCCGCAGCCCTTCGCAAAGAAGTCGCGGAAGGCGTTGCTGCACTGAAAGCTTCGCGCAACATTACACCAGGTTTAGCAGTGATTTTGGTAGGCGACGATCCCGCCAGCCAAGTCTATGTGCGCAATAAAAACAATGCCTGCAAAGAAGTAGGCATGAATAGTTTCGAGAAGGTTCTGCCTTCCGCTACATCGCAGGACGAACTGCTTGCAGAAGTAAATAAACTAAACGCTGACCCAAACGTGCATGGCATTCTAGTGCAGCTTCCCCTGCCCAAGCATATCGATGCTAACACGGTCATTAATGCCATCGACCCTAAGAAGGACGTCGACGGGTTTCACGTTGTGAATGCTGGCAAACTAGCTGTTGGCCAAGAGGGTTTAGTTCCCTGCACACCTTTGGGATGCCTAATACTTCTCAAAGAGCAATTTGGCAAAAGTCTAGCTGGTCAGCACGCCGTCATTATTGGCCGCAGCAATATCGTGGGCAAGCCTATGGCGCAGCTTTTGCTGCAGCAATCTTGCACGGTTACCATCTGCCATTCTAAAACCGTTGACCTTATGCTTGAAACCAAACGAGCCGACATAATTGTTGCGGCGATTGGACAACCAAATTTTCTAAAAGGCACCATGATTAAGCCTGGCGCAGTCGTAATCGACGTGGGTATTAATCGTAGAGCGGATGGTAAACTGGTGGGCGATGTGGATTTTGCTGCAGCTTCTCAGGTCGCCTCGGCCATCACTCCCGTCCCAGGCGGCGTAGGCCCGATGACCATTGCCTGCTTGCTGAAAAACACGCTGCAAGCCGCGAGTGCTTAG
- a CDS encoding NAD(P)/FAD-dependent oxidoreductase, producing MQSNITTDVTIIGAGPVGLFAIFELGMLKIKAHVVDALPSVGGQCTALYPEKPIYDIPGFPAIDAQELINNLEKQAAPFHPTYHLGQQVTGCKKLDNGNWQITTSTGTVIESKAVIIAAGCGAFGPNRPPMQGLETYEGTSVHYMVAKKDAFAGQTLVIAGGGDSAVDWANSLAPIAKKVYVVHRRDKFRAMPESVAQMKALEEAGKIEMVIPYQLDALEGDGKKLSGVVVSTMEGEKKTLPADHLLAFFGLSMDLGPIANWGLNLHKNHITTSPTTAETNEKGLFAIGDIATYENKLKLILCGFSEAAFAAHSIYKIVHPDVELHFEYSTSKGVKVA from the coding sequence ATGCAAAGCAACATAACCACGGATGTCACCATTATCGGCGCAGGCCCAGTGGGGCTTTTCGCCATTTTCGAACTTGGCATGCTCAAGATAAAAGCGCACGTAGTCGACGCACTACCAAGCGTTGGCGGCCAGTGCACTGCCCTTTACCCTGAAAAGCCAATTTATGACATTCCAGGCTTCCCTGCGATTGATGCGCAAGAGCTGATTAACAACCTTGAGAAGCAAGCAGCCCCCTTCCACCCAACCTACCATTTGGGTCAGCAAGTCACGGGCTGCAAAAAACTCGATAACGGTAACTGGCAAATCACCACCAGCACAGGAACGGTGATTGAATCCAAGGCGGTGATTATCGCAGCAGGTTGCGGCGCATTCGGCCCCAACCGCCCACCCATGCAAGGACTTGAGACTTATGAAGGCACCAGTGTGCATTACATGGTCGCTAAAAAGGACGCCTTCGCTGGCCAGACGCTGGTGATTGCGGGTGGTGGCGACAGCGCAGTCGATTGGGCAAACTCGCTCGCACCGATTGCTAAAAAAGTTTACGTCGTGCACCGTCGTGACAAGTTCCGCGCCATGCCCGAGTCCGTTGCGCAAATGAAGGCGCTTGAGGAAGCGGGCAAGATTGAAATGGTCATCCCCTATCAGCTCGACGCACTCGAAGGTGACGGAAAGAAATTAAGCGGCGTCGTTGTTTCCACCATGGAAGGTGAAAAGAAAACCTTGCCCGCCGACCATCTTTTGGCGTTTTTCGGCCTCAGCATGGATTTAGGCCCCATCGCGAATTGGGGGCTGAACCTGCACAAAAACCATATTACCACATCACCAACGACTGCGGAAACAAACGAAAAAGGCTTGTTCGCCATTGGCGATATCGCCACCTACGAAAACAAATTAAAGCTCATCCTCTGCGGCTTCTCGGAAGCAGCATTTGCTGCGCACAGCATTTATAAAATTGTGCACCCGGATGTTGAGTTGCACTTCGAATATTCCACCAGCAAAGGTGTAAAGGTCGCGTAA
- a CDS encoding long-chain fatty acid--CoA ligase, translated as MVTDYPWLNHYPKDINWHEEFHGKPLYFLLDEAAAKYPYNIALEFFGKTYTYAKLKEMVDRVARGLQRIGVVKGTRVGIFMPNCPQFVMAYYAILKVGGTVVNFNPLYSEREIEHQIHDAQVEVMFTVNLKLTHAKLLPFIGKTSLKKIVVSQFQEAMGFTMRTLFTAAKQKEMMACPKDGMHTAFNELLDSPNLVVSPHFDPDTHIAVLQYTGGTTGVPKGAVLTHSNLYINAQQCTRWMQGLEEGKERMLAILPFFHVFAMTVSMNLAIANGFQIIIHPRFELKRVLEDIQNKKVTLMPGVSTLYATVANYKKVDKYDLSSVKMCISGGGPLPVEVKEQFEKITGCVVAEGYGLTEASPVTCCTPLVGKGKSGSIGLPFPGTIMEIIDKDDKTTPLKIGEIGEVCISGPQVMAGYLNRPDETANVLRDGRLHTGDLGKMDEEGYFYIVDRLKEMIIVGGYNVYPRNIEEILYAHPDVAEAAVVGLDHPTRGQMIKAYIVRKEAGKVEASELKAYMKERMSAYAVPHEIEFRETMPKSMIGKILKKELIAEEKAKHG; from the coding sequence ATTGTGACCGATTATCCGTGGCTGAATCATTACCCCAAAGACATTAACTGGCATGAGGAATTTCACGGTAAGCCTCTTTATTTCCTACTAGATGAGGCGGCGGCCAAGTATCCCTACAATATCGCCCTTGAATTCTTTGGTAAAACCTACACTTACGCCAAACTCAAAGAAATGGTGGACCGCGTAGCGCGTGGTTTGCAGCGTATTGGTGTGGTGAAGGGTACGCGTGTGGGTATTTTTATGCCCAACTGCCCCCAATTCGTGATGGCTTATTACGCGATTTTGAAAGTGGGTGGCACGGTCGTGAATTTCAACCCGCTTTATTCCGAGCGTGAGATTGAACATCAAATCCATGATGCGCAGGTTGAGGTGATGTTCACCGTGAATCTGAAACTCACCCATGCAAAATTATTACCGTTTATTGGTAAGACCAGCCTCAAGAAAATTGTCGTGTCGCAGTTCCAAGAGGCAATGGGCTTTACCATGCGCACGCTCTTTACGGCGGCCAAGCAGAAAGAAATGATGGCTTGCCCAAAAGACGGCATGCACACGGCTTTCAACGAATTACTCGACTCGCCCAATTTGGTGGTGTCCCCACATTTTGACCCCGATACGCATATCGCCGTATTGCAATATACCGGCGGCACAACGGGCGTGCCAAAAGGTGCGGTGCTGACGCATAGCAACCTCTATATCAACGCGCAGCAATGTACGCGTTGGATGCAGGGGCTAGAGGAGGGTAAAGAGCGCATGCTAGCGATTTTGCCATTCTTCCATGTGTTCGCGATGACGGTGTCGATGAACCTAGCAATTGCAAATGGCTTCCAGATTATCATCCACCCGCGTTTTGAATTGAAGCGTGTGCTTGAGGATATCCAGAACAAGAAAGTGACACTGATGCCTGGGGTATCAACGCTCTATGCAACGGTGGCGAATTATAAAAAGGTCGATAAGTATGACCTATCGTCAGTAAAAATGTGTATTTCTGGCGGTGGCCCATTGCCTGTTGAGGTCAAAGAACAGTTCGAGAAAATTACAGGCTGTGTCGTCGCAGAAGGGTATGGGCTTACCGAGGCTTCACCCGTGACATGCTGCACGCCGCTCGTTGGTAAAGGAAAATCGGGATCGATTGGTTTGCCATTCCCTGGCACCATTATGGAGATTATCGACAAAGACGATAAGACGACACCACTCAAAATAGGTGAGATTGGCGAGGTCTGTATTTCTGGTCCGCAAGTGATGGCGGGATATCTGAATCGCCCTGATGAAACTGCCAACGTATTGCGTGATGGCAGGTTGCACACGGGTGATTTGGGAAAGATGGACGAGGAGGGGTATTTCTACATCGTCGATCGTTTGAAAGAGATGATTATCGTGGGTGGTTACAATGTGTACCCGCGCAATATCGAAGAGATTCTCTATGCACACCCAGATGTCGCTGAGGCTGCGGTGGTAGGTCTAGACCACCCCACACGCGGGCAAATGATTAAAGCCTATATCGTGCGCAAAGAAGCTGGCAAGGTTGAGGCTTCTGAACTCAAAGCCTATATGAAAGAGCGTATGTCGGCCTATGCCGTGCCGCATGAAATCGAGTTCCGTGAGACCATGCCTAAAAGCATGATTGGTAAGATTTTGAAGAAAGAACTCATCGCCGAAGAGAAGGCGAAGCACGGTTAA